TCGGTGTCGATGAACGACCGCAGGAAGCGGTCCCCCCGGGAGGTGCGAACGCTCCGCTCAGTTGCCATGCCCCTCGCTCCTTTGCCGCCGTGCGTTGGCCCACCGTAACGCCGGGAACCGCCTTCGTGCAAGGTTGATCGATACGTCAACCTGTCGTGAAGGTCGCAGCAACCTATGCTGGCCCGATGGGCGAGATGGTAGACAGCGCGGAAGCCGCCCGTCGCCTTGGGATCAAGCTCGCCACGCTCTACTCTTACGTGAGCCGGGGCATCCTCCAGTCTCACCCCGCGCCCGAGGCCCGACGGCGCCTCTTCGACCTCGACGAGGTCGAGCGGATCGCCCGTCGGGGCAAGAGCGGCCGCCAGGCCGACGACCACTCGATCCGTATCACGACGGCGATCACCCAGCTATTGCCGACCGGCCCCCGTTACCGCGGCATCCCCGCGGTTGAGCTCGCCACCACGGCTTCCTTCGAGGAGGTCGCCGCCTTGCTCTGGGAGTCCGACGCGCCCGCCGGGTGGGTCCCCCTGGAGCTCCCTCCCGCTCCGGAGATGACGATGCGCAACCGGCTCAAGTGGTCGATCATGATGAGCGGCGCCCGCGCCAGCCTCGCCTCGGACCTCCGCCGGCCCTCGATCGTCGAGATGGCGACCGCGCTGCTGGCGACGATCGTCGACTGCCTGCCGCCCGCCGCGCCCCCCGGACGCGCATCCGAGCTGCGCCTCGACGGGGGGAGGACGGTCCGCGGCTCGCTCGCCGAGCGCCTCGCCGACCGCCTCGCCGAGGGCGGCGCCCGCCCAGAGGTGGTGCGCGCCGTGAACGCCGCCCTCGTGGTGCTGGCCGATCACGAGCTGACGCCACCCGCCCTCGCGGTGCGCATCGCCGCCTCGGCGCGCGCCACCTACTTCGACGCGA
This Acidimicrobiales bacterium DNA region includes the following protein-coding sequences:
- a CDS encoding citrate synthase gives rise to the protein MGEMVDSAEAARRLGIKLATLYSYVSRGILQSHPAPEARRRLFDLDEVERIARRGKSGRQADDHSIRITTAITQLLPTGPRYRGIPAVELATTASFEEVAALLWESDAPAGWVPLELPPAPEMTMRNRLKWSIMMSGARASLASDLRRPSIVEMATALLATIVDCLPPAAPPGRASELRLDGGRTVRGSLAERLADRLAEGGARPEVVRAVNAALVVLADHELTPPALAVRIAASARATYFDAMLVGVSASSARAQGSASELAHALLQDAESQGAEQAMDDALRHQGVLPGFGRREYPDGDPRFSALQQEVERVGTPERFAVVRAVLELADLHQLPRPSVDFGLAAIMFAADMPRAAGLVITTIARLAGWTAHFLEELDEEPLRFRPQPVYVGAT